In Mytilus edulis chromosome 4, xbMytEdul2.2, whole genome shotgun sequence, the following proteins share a genomic window:
- the LOC139521408 gene encoding protein phosphatase EYA4-like, producing MVLSVDLGIQPCESEELEILTPRPVVQKDVIFIWNLDIFKTLMTESYQEDEGKEILLEEIDDLVLDLAETHFNYKDLQHYEMKNVYDNPLIDTGQNERQSNFSDDPEKSCHQTYDTLSVEEKQRFNKLASLCRKVKKSYCEKCRQNIDDLIKEEKRQQWSNVKQNMEALRDKVLSEAITSLQIINSRSSCVNILYTTSHLIPALAHVLLFQMGNIFKIENIYSTANIGKEKGFKMISEQFGNDCNVFVFGVGKDDEKIAEKLKMAFWKVADQSDVDSLHHALKMNYL from the exons atggTTCTTAGTGTCGACTTaggca tacaaccttGTGAAAGTGAAGAGTTGGAAATTCTCACTCCCAGACCTGTAGTGCAGAAAGATGTCATTTTTATTTGGAATTTAGACATTTTTAAAACTCTAATGACAGAGTCTTACCAAGAAGACGAGGGAAAG GAAATTTTGTTGGAAGAGATTGATGACTTGGTACTAGATTTAGCAGAAACACATTTTAACTACAAAGATTTGCAG CATTATGAAATGAAGAATGTTTATGACAATCCTCTGATAGATACTGGACAGAATGAGAG ACAATCTAATTTTTCAGATGACCCAGAAAAATCATGTCACCAGACTTATGACACCCTGTCAGTGGAAGAAAAACAAAGATTTAACAAACTAGCTTCTTTatgtagaaaagtaaagaaaTCTTATTGTGAGAAATGTAGGCAGAATATTGATG ATTTGATCAAAGAAGAGAAACGTCAACAGTGGTCTAATGTTAAACAAAATATGGAAGCATTGAGGGATAAAGTGCTTTCAGAAGCAATAACATCTTTACAAATTATTAACTCTCG GTCATCATGTGTGAATATTCTATACACAACTAGTCATCTTATACCAGCATTAGCACATGTGTTATTGTTCCAAATGGGAAATATCTTCAAGATAGAAAATATTTATAGTACAGCCAATATTG GAAAAGAAAAAGGCTTCAAAATGATCTCAGAGCAGTTTGGGAACGACTGCAATGTTTTTGTCTTTGGTGTTGGGAAAGATGATGAAAAAATTGCAGAAaag cttAAGATGGCCTTTTGGAAGGTAGCAGACCAATCAGATGTGGATTCTTTACACCATGCACTGAAAATGAACTATctttaa